The following is a genomic window from Amycolatopsis acidiphila.
CGGGGTGTGCTCACCTGGCCTCCTGGGTCAGTAGTAGTGCCGCAGGCCCGACCATAGCGCCGACCACGGCGCGGTGGTGCCGGTGCACAGGGCGATCCGGGTGCCCTGCTCGTCGTTGTCGATCGGGTTCTCCTGCGTGGCGTCGATCTGGCAGCCGGTGAACCCGGCGCGCGCGGCGTCGCCGACCAGCACGACGGGCGCGGTCATCGCGTCGGGCGGCGGGCCCCAGTCACCGAAGGACATGTGCCCGGAGTAGGGGGCGGGCAGGCCGTGGCCGCCGCCGTACTCGTCGATCGCGCCCGCTTCCCCGTAGTTGCTGGTGACGATCACCGCCCGGTCTCGGTCCTCGTCCGGAATGCGGTGCCACACCTGGGAAACCGTCGCGACGAACTGCGACCAGCCGACCTGCTCCCCCTGTTCGGCGTTCATGCCCAGCACGGGGCTCAGCGCCGTCACCGGGAGCACGGGCAGCGCGACCACGACGGAGATCACCACGCACGCCAGCGCCGGCGCGCCCAGGACCGCGCGCCGGGCGGCACCCCTGGCCAGCCACCGCAGCGAGGGTTGCGCGCCGGCCGCGACGAGCACCAACAGCATCGGCACGGCGTAGTACGGCTTTCCGCCCAGCGCCAGGAGTTCGACGCACAGCACGGGATAGCTCAGCGCGATGGCGCGGTAGCGGGGGTCGCGCCAGAGGCGCACGATCCCGGCGATCCACACGGGCACCAGGATCGGCGAGAGGTAGACCACCTGCATGGGCACGAACAGGATGCGGTTCTCCGTGCCGTCGTCCTCGCTGATGCCGCCGGCGACGGTGAGCATCGGAAAGCCGTTGCGCGCCTGCCAGACGACCGCGGGCGCGGCGATCGCGAGCCCGAGGACGAGCCCGGCCACGAGCCAGGCGCTGCGCAGGATCGCGCGTGGCCCGGCGACGAGCAGCGCGATGGCGAGCGCGGAGACGAGGAGGAACACGAGCCACTTGTTGAGGCTGCCGACGCCGACCGCCGCGCCGAGCGCCGGCCACCACCGCGGGTCCCGGGTGCGCAGCAGCTTCACGGCGAACAGCGCGACGACCGTCCACACGAGCATGTCGACGCTCGTCGTGGACAGCATGTGCGCCACCACGAGCGTCGCCGTGGACAACGCCGCGGCCACCGCGGCGAAGGCCTGCGCGCCGCGGCCGGCGCCGAGCTCGCGTGCGATGAGGGCGACGACCACGACGGTCAGCACGCCGGTGAGCGTCGCCGCGACACGCAGACCGACCGGTGTCTCACCGAAGATCGTCACCGCCGCTTTCGCCAGCAGCGGGGTCAGCGGCGGCTGGTCGGCGTAGCCCCAGGCGGGATGCTCGCCCGCGACGAGGAAGTACAGCTCGTCGCGATGGAAGCCGTAGCGGCCGGACAGGGCCGTCAGCACCGCGGTCTGCAGTACGACGACGAGGGCGACCGGCCCGGCCGCGAAGCCGGCGAGCCCGGTCGGCGTGGCCGGGCGGGCTTCCTGCGTGTGATCCATTGTGCTCATGGAACTCCCGCCACGCGGAAGCGCAATCGCCCAACCAGTCCAACCGGCGGCACCCGGGTGTAACGGAACGGCCGCCCGCCGAGAGTTCCACAGAAAGCAGGAACGAGGACTCGCGGTGTTTCGATTTCCTTTCGGCCGCCCGGCGCTCCGCCGCCCGCCCCGGGTGGCCGCCGGTGCGGCTGAGCTGTTCGTGCTCGGGGTCTGCCCGAGTGCCCTGCACGTGCGGTGGCAGCGGCCCGACGGCGTGGTGGCCGGCGCGCTCGCGGTGGCCGACGAGCCGACCGTGTTCTGGGACGGAAGTGATGCGGCGCAACGGATCGACCAGTGGCGGGACCAGGTCGGCTGGTCGGCGGACTGGGGGTCGGCCGGTCCCGCCGCCGGCAACGGCAGCTCCGGGCGCCACGTTGCCGAGCACGTGCTGCGGCCGCTCGGCGTCTCCGTGACCCGCGCGTATCTCACCGACTGCCTGCCGACGTACTTCGTGAAAAGAGGACCGTCTTCGCAGACGGCGGTGATCCGGAAGCTGTACGACCCGTTCGCCATCGAACAGGGTCTGCCGACCGCGGACCTTCCCGAGCGGCCGCCGCCGGAGGACCTCGTCGGGAAAGCGGTCGGGGAGGAAGGGCCGAGCCTGATCGGGCAGCTCGTGGACTCCGCCGCGCCGCTGGTCGTCACCCTCGGCCAGGAGGCCGCGGACGTGCTGGCCGCACTCGTGTCCGCGGACCGGGTACTGCTCAGCCCGGACGCGGGCTACGGCCGGACCCTGCCCGTCACCGTGGCCGGGCGCCGCAAGGAGTGGCTTCCCCTCGTGCACCCCGGCGACAGGGGCGGGCGGTGGCGCCGGGCGCACCGGGAGTGGACCGACGGGCTGGTCTAGACCGGGTCGACGCGGAACACCGCGATCCGCCCGGCGGCCGCGGCCACCCCGTCCGGAGTGGACGATTGCGCCAGACCTGTTGTCACGTAACGCCGTCCGACGCTGGCCGGGCTCGTCCGGACGAGCTCGTGCAGCAGCGGGCCGCGCTCGTCGACCGGGAGCTCGACCATCCGCACCGTGCGCGAACGCCGCCCCCGCGTCAGGGTGACCGTCTCGGCCCCGCGCACGTTCGCGACCCACGCCGCCTTCGGGAACGCCTGCACGACGTACTCCCCGCCGGTCAGCGGCAGCACCGCGACGGGGAACGTGCGCAGCTGCCCGCTGCGCCGCCCCCGCACGGCCAGCAGCTGCGTCGGGCCGAACGCGAGACCGAGGCGCTGCAGCCCGGTGATCACCTTGTTGATGGAGTTGACCTTGCGCCGGTAGCTCTGTGCCTGATCTGTCATGCCTCCAAGTTACTACGGAACTCGTAAAGTATCTACCTCGGAAGACCTACAGTGCGCGGGTGCGACCGCCGTCGACCGGGATCATCGCGCCGGTCAGGTAGGACGCGGCCGGGGAGAGCACGAAGGCGGCGACGCGGCCGAACTCCGCCGGCTGCGCGACCCGCCGGAGGGGGATGCTCGTGGTGTCCGGCGCGGCGACGTCGCGCATCCGGGCGGTCGCGGTGATCCCGGGCAGCAGGCCGTTGACCCGGATACCGGCCGGCCCCAGCTCGGCCGAGAGCGACTTCGCGACCATCGCCAGTCCCGGGCGCAACCCGTTGGAGATCCCGAGCTCCGGGATCGGCTCGTACACCGAGGTCGACAGCACGAACGCGATCGAGCCGCCCTCGCCCAGCTTCGCGGCGGCCGCGCGGGCGAGCCGGACAGTACCGAGGAAGACCGACTCGAACGAGGTCCGCCAGTCCTCGTCGGGCGCGGCGAGCACGGTGCCCGGCGGTGGCCCCCCGACGCTCACCAGCAGCCCGTCCAGCCGGCCGAACCGGCTCAGCGCCGTGTTCACCAGCAGCTCCGCCGCACCCGCGTCGGCGTTGTCGGCGCAGACGCCCTCGGCGTTCTCGCCGCCGAGCGCTTCGGCCGCCCCGTCGAGCCGGGACCGGTCACGCCCGCTCAGCACGACACGCGCGCCCTCGGCCACCAGCACCTCGGCGGTGGCCAGCCCGAGACCGGCACTTCCCCCGGTCACCAGGAAAACCCGGTCGCGCAGACCCAAATCCATTGCTGCCCCTCAGCCTCGACGCCCGCCGTGGCCGTCTCCCGTCGAACCGGGGACGACAGTACGCAGAGGCACCCGGCAAGTGACTCCCGGGCGCGGGGGGACAAGGGAGCCCGCACCCGGGAGCACCCGCCCACCACGACGCCCCGAGGGGGAGTCCGAGCGCCGGGCGAGACGGTTTCGCTGCCGGAACTACCGGCACGTTCCCGTTGTGACCGGTAGTCGCCGCTCCCCGCCACGCCGTTACAGCTTCGGGTTTCGTGGCCTTTTGTCATTCCGTGTCCGGTTGCGGCACGAAAGGGCCGGGAAAATGCCTCGAACGTGTAGCGGTGCCGTCAATTCCGCCGACTACACGCGGGTGCGGGAGTTTCTCCCCCTGCGGAAGGAAACGACTGTGGCGGAACGAAGACCCGTGGCTGTGGTGGTCGGCGCGACCGGGGGGATCGGCCGGGCGGTCGCGGCGAGCCTGGACGGCGAAGGCTACGCCGTATGGCTCGCGGGGCGGGACGAAGCGGCGCTCAAGTCGATGGCGGCCGGGCTGGCGGACGCGGCCTGCTGGACCCTCGACCTCTCCGACGGCGACACCGAGGTCCCACTCGAGCTCCCCGACGTCGACGTGCTCGTGCACTGCGCCGGGGTGTTCGAGTTCGGCGGGATCGAGCAGATGCCGGAAAGCCGGTGGCGCCAGGTGTTCTCGGTGAACCTGTTCGGCGTGGTGGGCACGACCCGGGCGCTGCTGCCGCGGCTCCGGGCCGCACACGGGCACGTGGTCGTGGTGAACTCGACCGTCGTACGGCGCTCGGCGGCGGGCCGTTCCGCCTACGCGGCGAGCAAGGAGGCGCTGCGTGTGTTCGCCGAGGCACTGCACCAGGAGGAGCTCGACCACGGGATCCGGGTGACGACCATCTACCCCGGCCGGGTGGCGACCGGGATGCAGCGCACCGTCCGCCGCTACGAAGGCGGACCGTTCGAACCGCGGCGCTACCTCACGGCGGAGACGGTGGCGGGCGCGGTGCTCGTGGTGCTGTCCGCGCCGCCGGACGCCCATCTCACGGAGTTCGTGCTGAAACCGGCCCCGCGCCGGTGATCAGCTCCGCCAGCCGTGAAAGCGCTTCCCGGACGTTGTCCTCGGTGGCCCCGGCACGCGCTTCGGCCACAGTGAGCCAGCGCAGCGGTGCGTCGGGCCGCTCGGGGCGGACCGCGTCCGGCTCGCCGGTCGCGAGCACGAAGCGCAGGTCCGCGTGCTCGTGTGCCGGTTCATCGCCCTTGGCGGCCACCGGGACCACGACCACCTGCAGCAGCGACGCGTCCGGCCAGGGAACCAGGTCGGCGAGTCCGGTCTCCTCCCGGCCCTCGCGCAACGCCACGGCGATCGGCTCGCGCTCCCCCGGGTCGCCGTGCCCGCCGACCTGGAGCCAGCCGCGCTGACGTGGATGCCACCGCAGCAGCACGCGACCGGTGCCGGGATGCACCACGAACGCGGAGGCGGTGACGTGCAAGGGGTGTACCCGCCGCCAGGGGTCGGCCGCCGAGCCGGCCAGCGTGCGCACCCTGGCGACATCGGCGGCTTCGGTGGCGGTCCTGGGCCGGTATCCGGCGAGCAGCTCGGCGACGGTCACGGGGGCGACCCTAGCTTGTGTTTCATCAGCGGTGGAGCCGCTTGCGCCTGCGCCGTCTGCTTGCACCGCCGCGGGTTTGACTGGGGCAGCCGCGCGGAGCGCGTCGGTTGAGGGTGGTGGTGGGCCGGCGGGTGGGCGGTTCCTCGCGAGGACAGCGCCGACGTGGTGACCTGGCGGTCATGAGGAGGCGATCCCACAGCGAGGAGCCGCCTCAGGTTCCGCCACCCGCACCGGCCCGCAAGCCACGTCCGAAACAGTCACTAGCCGGGAACGTCGAACTGGTATCCCTGCGCCACGAGCCAGGGCAGCAGCACGCCGAGCGCCTCGACGGTCTGCGCCCGCTTGCCGCCACCGTCGTGCAGCAGGACGACCGCACCGGGCTGGACGGTCTGCTGCACCGTGGTCACGATCTGCGCGGTGCCGGGCAGCGTCCAGTCGCGCGAGTCCACGCTCCAGGACAGCGGCTTCATCCCCTCCCGCGCGGTGACCTCGCGCATCACGTCCGACCAGGACCCGCCGGGCGCGCGGAAGTAGGACACCGGCACGTCGGCGTCGGCCGCGACCTGCAGGTCGGACCAGCAGCCCGCGATCTCCGCGGTGACCCGCTGCTCGGTGCGCTTGTCCAGGTCCTCGTCGTGGCTGACGGTGTGGTCGCACAGCCGCATGCCGTGGGCGAGCACGGCACGCACCAGCTCGGGATGACGGGTCACGTTGGCGCCGATCATGCAGAAGGTCGCCACCGCCCCGGCGCGTGAGAGCGCGTCGAGGATCTGCGGGGTGTAGACGGGATCGGGGCCGTCGTCGAAGGTGAGCGCGACGAACTTGCCGGTGCGGGCGGTGTGGCGCACCAGACCGGCCGGCTCGGGTGCGGCGGCGGGGGCCTCGGCCATGGCCTGCGCCGCGGCGACCGGTGCCGGGCTCGGGGCGCCCTCGGCGGAGTGGAACATCGAGACCGTCGCCGTGACGGCCACGACGAGTGCGCTGAGCAGCACCGCCCACCGGTAGCAGTACGGCGGGCGCAGCACCCGGTAGCGCATCTCCACCTCCAGCCCGGACACCCGGCGGAGTCAACTTGTCGACTCGCGCTGCACGATAGGGTGAAGGAAGGAGAAATCGGGGGAACTCGCCCGGAGTTTCGTGTCGTGGCGCCCGGAACCCCGGGGGTCATTCACGGGCGAGCGCGGCCCACTTCAGCTTTTCCTGTTCGCGGCGGGGAAGCCCGGCGACCACGAGGTCGTAGGAGTCCTCGATCATCTCGCGCACGAGCCGGTCGGGCACCGAGCCGTCCACGACGACGGTGTTCCAGTGCCGCTTGTTCAGGTGGTAACCGGCGGTGATCACCGGGTACTGCAGGCGCAGCTGCACCGCGACGTCCGGCTCGCACTTGAGGCTCACCCGCAGCGGCGCGCTGCGCAGCGGGCACAACGCGAACATCTTGCCCGCGACCTTGAACACGCTGCTGGCCTCGTCGAAGGGGAACTCCTCCCGCGCGCCGGGCAGGCCCAGGCAGACGCGCTTCAGCTCCGCGGGCTTCATGCCGACAGCCTAACCCGACTTCCGCACCAGGCCGGTGAACCCGGCGACGAACAGCGTGACGAACGCCCACGCGAGCGCCTGCAGCAGCCAGCTCGCGGCGACCACCAGCCCGCCGGCGCCCGCGGTGGCGAGCTGGCACCGTTGCTGCACATCGGGTTTGACGAGCGGGGTCGCGGTGTTCAGGGCCAGCCCCACCTGCTCGACGAGCGCGCAGGAGCCGGGCTGCCCGCCGTGCAGGGTCAGCCCGGCGGGCCCGGCCACCCCGACGACCAGCAGCACCGACAGCAGGAGCGCGCCGAGCCACCACAGCAGCGCCACGGCCGGGCGGTACCCGAAGCCGACGGTCAGCCCGGTGAGCCGGTGCCACAGCCGGGCGCCCGGCGCGAGATCGCCGCGGCGCAGCAGATCCCGTTGCCGCGCCAGGTGGATCCGGCGCACGTCGCGCTCGTTGCCCGCGCCGCGGTGCGCGGCCGCGAGCTGGAAGTACGGCTGGCTGGTGTAGTGCGATGTGCGGTGTGCCAGCAGGTGCAGCCACTCCCCCAGCCGGGCGCCGCGGGGCACGCCGTCGTAGCCGAACCCGTCGAGCTGCACCAGGCCCGGGGTGAAGGCGACGGGCAGCAGGACGTCGCCGCCGACGTGGGCCTGGGACAGGTTCAGCGCGAGGCTGCCGGGCTCGGCGGCGAAGGCGTGCCCGTCCAGCGCCGTCAGCCGCCCGCCGATGCGGGCGCCGACGAACCGCAGGGTGCCGTTGTCGCCGCGGCCCTCGGCGTGGAACCCGTTGTCGAGCATGAGGTTGCTGCGGGTGACGAGGTAGTCGGCGACGAGCGTGGGACCGTGCAGGTTCACCAGCCAGGCGCCGCCGAGGTTCAGCTGCCCGCCCAGCTCGGCGCCGGAGAGCCGGACCGTGCCGAGCGGGCCGCCGCCCTCGGCGCGGAACCCGCGGTTGAGGAACACCCCGCCCGCGGTGGTGAGGTTGTTGCCGTGGAAGGCAGGCCCGTCCGGCCCGGTGTTGACCAGGTGCGCACCCGAGAGGTCGAGCACCGACCCGACGTGCGCGGCGGCGAGGTCGACCGTGCCGTCGGCGCTCGCGCAGCTCAGCCGCGCGCCGACGAGCAGCAGGGCGCGGTCGAACCGCGTCTCGACGGCGACGACGTTCCGCCCCGCCAGCCCGGAAAGGTCCACAGTGGACAGCCGGGCGCCGCTGAGCACGACCGGCTCGGTGGTGCGGCAGTCGACCAGGCGCAGCGGCAGCCTGGTCTCGACCTCGCCGAGGTCGAGCCCGCCGGCCAGCTCCGCGCCCCGCAGCCGGATGCCGCGCGGGTCCGGCCCCGCGCCGTCCGGCCACGGGAACCGGCCGAGCAGCATCCGGCGGATCACCTCGCCGCGTACCGGTTCCCCGGCCGCGTCGAACCACTCCCCGCTCGCCACCGCCTTGGCCAGCCCGCGCTCGGCGGCGGTCGGCGTCTCCTCGTCCACGCCGGGCAGACTACGGCTTTCCCGCGCCCGCCGGGCCGGAACGCCGCACCGACACGGGATCGGTTCGACCCGGCGACCTGCAGCGGCATCGCCCGGCAGCCGCTGGACTTCACCCCCTGAGGAGAGCGGTCTCCCGCCCTCCTCAGGTGACCGGGCTCAGCAGCCGCCGTTGTCGGCCCAGACACCCGCCGGGCCGCCCGGGGTGTCGCCGTAGGTCCACCACTTCGCGGTCCACTTGTGTCCGTTGTAGGAAACAGTCGCGCCGCCGTTGTACGCCGTGGTGGCGTTCCAGGCCGCGACGGCGCAGCTGCCCCCGCCGCCGGTCGTGGTCGTCGTCGTGGTGGCCGGGGCGGTCGTCGTCGTGGAGACCGGCGGGGTCGCCCCGGCGAACTTCGCGGTGAACTTCGTGAAGTCCCAGTCACTCTGCGGCACGTTGCTGCACACGCCGTTGTCCGTGGTCGTGGTGCAGGCCCGGTCCCGGTTGACCGACCAGTACGTGAACCGGCCGAGGCGGTGGCTCGTCGCGTAGTCCAGGACGGTCTGGAAGTCCGCCTGGTAGAAGTACTCCGCGGCGTCGCTCTTGCCGTTCATGCCGGAGAACCCCTCGTGCGCGTAGGCGGTGGCGCTGTCCCAGCCGAGGTGACTCATCAGCAGCGAGTGGAAGGCCTCCAGTGCCGAGGTCTGGCTCGCGGCGCCGTTGAACCCGCCGTCGAAGGGCATGATCGAGAAGTTGTCCGGGGTGAAGCCGAGGGCCTTGGCCTTGTCGAGCAGCTGGGTGCCGAACCAGCCGGTGCCGGCGGCGGTGCCCGGCATGGTGACCGAGACGAACAGCCCGGAGTTGGCGCGCTGCAGGATCTGTGCCGCGCCCAGCTCGTTGCCGATCGCGGCGTCGTTCTCGTACTCGGGCTCTTCGAGGTCGAAGTCGATGGCGTGCAGCCCGTACTTGTCGATCACCTGCTGGTAGGCCGCGGCGGAGGCGGCCGGGGTGGCGCAGGTCTGGCCGAGCTTGGTGCCGCCGTAGCCGCCGACCGAAACCGAGACGTCGCCGCCGGCCGAACGGATCCTGCCGATGACGCCGGCGACCGCGGTGTCCGACGAGACCGCGGAGGTGCCGTCCCAGGTGGGCGTGCAGCCACCGCCGTTCGGGGCGAGGATGAACGCCAGCTGGAAGGCCTTCTGCCCGGTCGCGGCCATCACGGCGACCGGGTCGGGCGGGTTGTTGCTCTGGGGCATGAGATAGGGCGCCGAGGCGTACCAGTTGCTGCTCAGCGCGGTCGTGCCGACGGCGGCCGAGGCCCCGGCGTGCGAGACGAGCGTGAGCGCGGTACCGGCGACGACCGCGGCGGTGGCGAGTAGGGAGGCGATTCTCCGACGGTGCACTTGTCCTCCTCGGAAACGGGAGCTGCGCTCCCCGTAATCTGGACTAGACCATTGCGGAGGTCAAGGCTTTGGACTGGACCACTACCGGAGGACCGACTTTCGTCCGGCGAATCCGGGCATTTCGCAGCGGTGAGACGTCGCTGCCGCCGCCTGCCGATCCCGGACGACGCGTCCCGGAAATCCGGGGTCCCCTTCCGGGGAGTTCCCGATGCGGCGCGGCGCCGTGGGCGGGATCGTGGAGGCATGACGAACACGAAGACGTTGACCAGGTCGCGGTCGGACCGCGTGATCGCCGGTGTCTGCGCCGGCCTCGCCGAGCGGATGGGCTGGCGCCCCGGCACCGTGCGACTGCTGTTCGTGCTGTCCTGCCTGCTGCCGGGCCCCCAGTTCCTGATCTACCTCGTGCTCTGGGCGATCATGCCGCGGGGCGAGCGCTGAGCGCCTGGCTGTCGCGGCAGGCGCTGCGGATGCTCGGGGACGACGCGAACTAGGATCGTCGCCGACGCCACGAGAGGAATGCGCGTGACCCGCTGTGCCTGGGCCCTCGGCTCGGAGCTGATGACCACCTACCACGACACCGAGTGGGGCCATCCGTCCCACGACGACCGGTACCTGTTCGAGCTGCTGCTGCTCGAAGGCGCGCAGGCCGGGCTGTCGTGGTCGACAGTGCTGAACAAGCGGGAGAACTACCGCAGCGCGCTCGACGGGTTCGACTTCGCCCGGATCGCCCGCTACGACCAGGCGAAGCTCGACCGGCTCCTGCTCGACCCCGGCATCGTGCGCAACCGGCTCAAGATCTCCTCGACGGTGAAGAACGCGCGGGCGTTCCTCGCGGTGCGCGAGGAGTTCGGCACGTTCGACGCGTACCTGTGGCAGTGGGTCGACGGCACCCCGGTCGTCCACCGCCGCGGTCCCGCGGTCCCGCCGCCGGCGAGCACCGAGCTGTCGGACCGGATCTCGAAGGACCTCAAGCGCCGCGGCTTCACCTTCGTCGGCACCACGATCGTCTACGCGTACCTGCAGGCGGTCGGCGTCGTCGACGACCACGTGACGGGCTGCACCGCCATCCGGTGAGTTCCGGGCGCCCGGCGGGTCCACCGATCGTGGACGAGCTGCGGCGGGAGCGGCCGGCCCGGCTCGAAGGCGGGACCCCGGGCGGCAACGACGCGGTGCCACCGGAGATCGCGCCCACCGCCGAGGTCGGCAACCGCCCCGACGTGCTCGCGGCCGACATCCCCGCGAGCGGCAAGACCTCGGCCCGCGCGACCGCCCGGCTCTACCCCGCGCTCCTGGACGGCACGTTCGTCCCGGTGCGCCGTGTGGTGGCGCGAAGGGCGCACGGACTGCAGGATGACGGTCAGCCGGAGATCCCACGCGCAGGAGGTACCGGATGGGCCGCGGCGAGCGCTTCACCCCGCTGCCGCCCCGGCCCGGCGGCAGCCGCATCGCGTCCGTGCCGCTGCCCTACTTCTCCCCCGGGCTGCTGCGCTTCCTCGCCCGCGAGTCCGGCAGCGCCGCCGTGCTGCTGGCCTGCACGCTGGCGGGACTGGTGTGGGCCAACGTCCCCGGCGCGGGCTACGAGGCGTTCTGGACCACCGAGACCCTGTTCCGGGCCGGCTCCTGGGAGATGGCGCTGGACCTGCGGCACTGGCTCAACGACGCGGCGATGGCGGTGTTCTTCCTCAACATCGGCCTCGAGATCAGCCGCGAGGTCTCGGTCGGCTCGCTGCGCGACCGGCGGACGGTGATCGTGCCCGCGCTCGGCGCGGTCGGCGGGCTGGTCCTGCCCGCGCTGCTCTACCTCGCGTTCGAGCACAGCGGCCCGGCGGCGGCGGGCTGGGGCGTCCCGATGTCCACCGACACGGCGTTCCTGATCGGCATCCTCGCGCTGTTCGGCCCGCGCTGCCCCGACCAGCTGCGACTGTTCCTGCTCACGCTCGCGATCGTCGACGACATCGGCGCGATCACCGTGATGGCCGTCTTCTACACCGACCACGTGTCGGTGCTCGCGCTGGTGATCGCGGCCGGCCTCGTCGTGGTGCTCCTGCTGCTGCGCTGGACCGGGGTGTGGCAGCTCGCGCCGTACGTGCTGGTCGGGCTGGCGCTGTGGGTGGCGGTGTTCTCCTCCGGGGTGCATCCGACACTGGCCGGGGTCCTGGTGGGGCTGATCGTGCCCACGGTGCAACGCGACCCGCACGCGCACGACCGGCTGCGGTTCTACGGGCGCGCGGTGCTCGAGCACGCCGACCCGTTCCGCGCACGGCTGGCCACGGCCGCGGCGCGGGCCACGGTGCCGGCCGGGGACCGGCTGCAGGACGCGGTGCACCCGCTGAGCGCGTTCGTCGTGGTGCCGCTGTTCGGGATGGCGAACGCCGGGGTCCGGCTGGACTGGGAGATCCTGCGCGGCTCGCTGACCTCCGGCGTGACGATCGGGGTGTTCGTCGCGCTGGTCCTCGGTAACGCGGTCGGTATCTCGGTGATCACCGGTGTCGCGTTGCGGACGGGGCTGGGCGAGCTGCCGGGCCGGGTCCGCTACGGGCACCTGATCGGCGGCGCCGTGCTGGCCGGGATCGGGTTCACCATCTCGCTGTTCCTGACCGATCTCGCGTTCACGCAGGAGAGCCTGCGCACCGACGCCAAGATCGGCGTGCTGGCCGGGTCATTGGTGGCCGCCGTGCTGGGCTCGGTGCTGCTGCGCTACCTCGGCGAGCGGCTGCCGCTGTGCTCGATCGACACGGCCGCCGGTCCGCCGCCGCTGCCGTCCGGCCCGTGGCGGGACCCGACGCTGGCCTGACGTCAGCGGCGCAGGCCGAGCGCGCTGCGCAGCGCGGCGAGCTCCGCGCGCCCGGTGTAGAGGCGGCCGTCGACGAACAGCGTCGGCGTGCCGCGCACCCCGTCCGCGCCGCCCGCCGCGTAGTCGGCTTCGACCGCGGGCCGCAGCGCCTGGGCCGGTTCGCCCACCGCGCCGTCCACGCCGAGCTCGGCGGCGTAGCGGGCGAGGTCGGCGTCGGTGAGCCGGTCCTGGTGGGCGAACAGCAGGTCGTGCATCGACCAGAACCGGTCACCGGCGGCCTCGGCGGCCAGTGCGGCGGTGAGGGCGAACGGGTGCTTCTGGAACAGCGGGAAGTGCCGGAAGATCAGCCGGACGCGGTCGTCCGCGGCGTCGACGAGCCGGCGCAGCACCGGCGCCGCGGCACCGCAGTAGGGGCATTCGAAGTCCCCGTACTCGACGACCGTGATGGGCGCGTCCACGGGCCCGTAGCAGTGCCGGTCGAGGTTGACCGTCTCGGTGGCGGCGCCCCGCTGTGTCATGGAGCGAGTCTAGGCCGGGCGTCCGTCAGCAGCAGCGATTCCCGCGCCAGGCCTCCCGCCCCTCGCGCCCGGCGACCGCCGCGATCACCAGCGCCGCCAGGGGATCGGCCCAGTACCAGCCCCACAGCGCGTTCAGCAGCAGCCCCGCCAGCACCGCCGCGGACAGGTACGTGCACAGCAACGTCTGCCGCGAGTCCGCGA
Proteins encoded in this region:
- a CDS encoding glycosyltransferase family 39 protein; protein product: MDHTQEARPATPTGLAGFAAGPVALVVVLQTAVLTALSGRYGFHRDELYFLVAGEHPAWGYADQPPLTPLLAKAAVTIFGETPVGLRVAATLTGVLTVVVVALIARELGAGRGAQAFAAVAAALSTATLVVAHMLSTTSVDMLVWTVVALFAVKLLRTRDPRWWPALGAAVGVGSLNKWLVFLLVSALAIALLVAGPRAILRSAWLVAGLVLGLAIAAPAVVWQARNGFPMLTVAGGISEDDGTENRILFVPMQVVYLSPILVPVWIAGIVRLWRDPRYRAIALSYPVLCVELLALGGKPYYAVPMLLVLVAAGAQPSLRWLARGAARRAVLGAPALACVVISVVVALPVLPVTALSPVLGMNAEQGEQVGWSQFVATVSQVWHRIPDEDRDRAVIVTSNYGEAGAIDEYGGGHGLPAPYSGHMSFGDWGPPPDAMTAPVVLVGDAARAGFTGCQIDATQENPIDNDEQGTRIALCTGTTAPWSALWSGLRHYY
- a CDS encoding nitroreductase/quinone reductase family protein, translating into MTDQAQSYRRKVNSINKVITGLQRLGLAFGPTQLLAVRGRRSGQLRTFPVAVLPLTGGEYVVQAFPKAAWVANVRGAETVTLTRGRRSRTVRMVELPVDERGPLLHELVRTSPASVGRRYVTTGLAQSSTPDGVAAAAGRIAVFRVDPV
- a CDS encoding SDR family oxidoreductase; this translates as MDLGLRDRVFLVTGGSAGLGLATAEVLVAEGARVVLSGRDRSRLDGAAEALGGENAEGVCADNADAGAAELLVNTALSRFGRLDGLLVSVGGPPPGTVLAAPDEDWRTSFESVFLGTVRLARAAAAKLGEGGSIAFVLSTSVYEPIPELGISNGLRPGLAMVAKSLSAELGPAGIRVNGLLPGITATARMRDVAAPDTTSIPLRRVAQPAEFGRVAAFVLSPAASYLTGAMIPVDGGRTRAL
- a CDS encoding SDR family oxidoreductase, with the translated sequence MAVVVGATGGIGRAVAASLDGEGYAVWLAGRDEAALKSMAAGLADAACWTLDLSDGDTEVPLELPDVDVLVHCAGVFEFGGIEQMPESRWRQVFSVNLFGVVGTTRALLPRLRAAHGHVVVVNSTVVRRSAAGRSAYAASKEALRVFAEALHQEELDHGIRVTTIYPGRVATGMQRTVRRYEGGPFEPRRYLTAETVAGAVLVVLSAPPDAHLTEFVLKPAPRR
- a CDS encoding NUDIX hydrolase; translated protein: MTVAELLAGYRPRTATEAADVARVRTLAGSAADPWRRVHPLHVTASAFVVHPGTGRVLLRWHPRQRGWLQVGGHGDPGEREPIAVALREGREETGLADLVPWPDASLLQVVVVPVAAKGDEPAHEHADLRFVLATGEPDAVRPERPDAPLRWLTVAEARAGATEDNVREALSRLAELITGAGPVSARTP
- a CDS encoding polysaccharide deacetylase family protein gives rise to the protein MSGLEVEMRYRVLRPPYCYRWAVLLSALVVAVTATVSMFHSAEGAPSPAPVAAAQAMAEAPAAAPEPAGLVRHTARTGKFVALTFDDGPDPVYTPQILDALSRAGAVATFCMIGANVTRHPELVRAVLAHGMRLCDHTVSHDEDLDKRTEQRVTAEIAGCWSDLQVAADADVPVSYFRAPGGSWSDVMREVTAREGMKPLSWSVDSRDWTLPGTAQIVTTVQQTVQPGAVVLLHDGGGKRAQTVEALGVLLPWLVAQGYQFDVPG
- a CDS encoding MmcQ/YjbR family DNA-binding protein, which codes for MKPAELKRVCLGLPGAREEFPFDEASSVFKVAGKMFALCPLRSAPLRVSLKCEPDVAVQLRLQYPVITAGYHLNKRHWNTVVVDGSVPDRLVREMIEDSYDLVVAGLPRREQEKLKWAALARE
- a CDS encoding carbohydrate-binding protein, whose product is MHRRRIASLLATAAVVAGTALTLVSHAGASAAVGTTALSSNWYASAPYLMPQSNNPPDPVAVMAATGQKAFQLAFILAPNGGGCTPTWDGTSAVSSDTAVAGVIGRIRSAGGDVSVSVGGYGGTKLGQTCATPAASAAAYQQVIDKYGLHAIDFDLEEPEYENDAAIGNELGAAQILQRANSGLFVSVTMPGTAAGTGWFGTQLLDKAKALGFTPDNFSIMPFDGGFNGAASQTSALEAFHSLLMSHLGWDSATAYAHEGFSGMNGKSDAAEYFYQADFQTVLDYATSHRLGRFTYWSVNRDRACTTTTDNGVCSNVPQSDWDFTKFTAKFAGATPPVSTTTTAPATTTTTTTGGGGSCAVAAWNATTAYNGGATVSYNGHKWTAKWWTYGDTPGGPAGVWADNGGC
- a CDS encoding PspC domain-containing protein, whose protein sequence is MTNTKTLTRSRSDRVIAGVCAGLAERMGWRPGTVRLLFVLSCLLPGPQFLIYLVLWAIMPRGER